From Actinopolymorpha cephalotaxi, one genomic window encodes:
- a CDS encoding carbohydrate ABC transporter permease: MTAPALAETALPEDAGRGRRSRPVGSHGRREAAVSYGVLTVVSAVLSAPFVFMVSIALSSDVTVQKVAFTLLPREFHLDNFVRVLGSDADMARWILNSLVIVTFACLGQMFVSAMVAYAFARLRAPGRSALFVVLLSTMMVPMEVTIIPQFVLFRGLGWIDTLLPLIVPNLFGGAYNIFLMRQFITRIPRELDEAAQVDGLGHFGIFARIVLPLMRPVIVAVGVFSFSASWGSFFGPLIYLNTESRYPLALGVQFLSGTSTNAQTPPYNLVMVGALFLTLPMVAVYFFSQKHIYEVNLGAGSAGIR; encoded by the coding sequence ATGACCGCGCCGGCACTCGCGGAGACAGCCCTTCCGGAGGACGCGGGCCGGGGACGGCGGAGCAGGCCGGTCGGCAGTCACGGCCGGCGGGAGGCGGCGGTGTCGTACGGCGTCCTCACCGTCGTGTCGGCGGTGCTGTCCGCGCCGTTCGTGTTCATGGTGTCGATCGCGCTGTCCTCCGACGTGACCGTGCAGAAGGTGGCGTTCACCCTGCTGCCGCGGGAGTTCCACCTCGACAACTTCGTGCGCGTGCTGGGCTCCGACGCCGACATGGCCCGGTGGATCCTCAACAGCCTGGTCATCGTGACGTTCGCCTGTCTGGGACAGATGTTCGTCAGCGCGATGGTGGCCTACGCGTTCGCCCGGCTGCGGGCGCCCGGGCGTTCGGCGCTGTTCGTGGTGTTGCTGTCCACGATGATGGTGCCGATGGAGGTGACGATCATCCCGCAGTTCGTGTTGTTCCGCGGGCTGGGCTGGATCGACACCCTGCTGCCGCTGATCGTGCCGAACCTCTTCGGCGGGGCGTACAACATCTTCCTGATGCGGCAGTTCATCACCCGCATCCCGCGTGAGCTCGACGAGGCCGCGCAGGTCGACGGCCTCGGCCACTTCGGCATCTTCGCCCGGATCGTGCTGCCACTGATGCGGCCGGTGATCGTGGCGGTCGGGGTGTTCAGCTTCTCGGCGTCGTGGGGGTCGTTCTTCGGCCCGCTGATCTACCTCAACACCGAGAGCAGGTACCCGTTGGCACTCGGCGTGCAGTTCCTGTCCGGCACGTCCACCAACGCCCAGACCCCGCCGTACAACCTGGTGATGGTGGGCGCGCTCTTCCTCACCCTGCCGATGGTGGCGGTCTACTTCTTCAGCCAGAAACACATCTACGAGGTCAACCTCGGCGCGGGCAGCGCGGGAATCCGCTGA
- a CDS encoding FadR/GntR family transcriptional regulator, whose amino-acid sequence MAEYDGRGIHGHTVEVIGRRILTGEIAEGATIDGVALESELGISRTVVREVFRVLGAKGLVTARQKRGTYVRPRADWNLLDADILRWQFSGRSDMAFFSNLHEIRGIVEPAGARLAAERRTDEDLAALDAALAAMAAAGDDPDAMTRADLAFHRALLAAAHNELLERMEVVIEVGLSVRDRHMHGSGAAEDSVPVHRSVLAAVRRGSPERAEREMRALLTRAVDDLSHLRRTRRGA is encoded by the coding sequence ATGGCGGAGTACGACGGACGTGGCATCCACGGGCACACCGTCGAGGTGATCGGCCGCCGGATCCTCACCGGCGAGATCGCCGAGGGCGCGACCATCGACGGTGTCGCCCTGGAGTCCGAGCTCGGCATCAGCCGCACCGTCGTCCGCGAGGTGTTCCGGGTGCTGGGCGCCAAGGGCCTGGTCACCGCACGGCAGAAGCGGGGCACCTACGTCCGGCCGCGTGCCGACTGGAACCTCCTGGACGCCGACATCCTGCGCTGGCAGTTCTCCGGCCGCTCCGACATGGCGTTCTTCTCCAACCTGCACGAGATCCGCGGCATCGTCGAACCCGCGGGCGCTCGGCTCGCCGCCGAACGCCGTACCGACGAGGACCTCGCCGCGCTGGACGCGGCGCTGGCCGCGATGGCGGCCGCCGGCGACGATCCGGACGCGATGACCAGGGCCGACCTCGCCTTCCACCGTGCCCTGCTGGCGGCCGCGCACAACGAACTGCTGGAACGCATGGAGGTCGTGATCGAGGTCGGCCTGTCCGTCCGCGACCGGCACATGCACGGGTCCGGCGCTGCGGAGGACTCCGTGCCGGTGCACCGGTCGGTGCTGGCCGCGGTCCGGCGGGGGAGCCCGGAGCGCGCCGAACGCGAGATGCGCGCGCTGCTCACCCGGGCGGTGGACGACCTGTCCCATCTTCGGCGTACCCGCCGGGGAGCCTGA
- a CDS encoding GNAT family N-acetyltransferase, with the protein MLVDHFPLVGLRLTTPRLELRLPTPEELADLADEAAEGIHDPAVMPFLVPWTDRPPADVARGVILHHWLRLGGWTPQSWSLNLTVFSEGRVVGLQTIGASDFAVTRTVSTGSWLGRRHQGQGIGTEMRAAVLDLAFTGLGADEALSGAFDHNATSYAVSRKLGYADDGTQRHAVGGKLGIERRLRLTRDGWERHRKVPVSIEGLTPCLPLLGAG; encoded by the coding sequence ATGCTCGTTGATCACTTTCCCCTGGTGGGACTGCGCCTCACGACGCCCCGGCTGGAGTTGCGGCTGCCCACGCCCGAAGAGCTCGCCGACCTGGCCGACGAGGCTGCCGAGGGCATCCACGACCCGGCCGTGATGCCGTTCCTCGTGCCCTGGACCGACCGGCCGCCGGCGGACGTCGCCCGCGGCGTCATCCTGCACCACTGGCTGCGACTCGGCGGCTGGACACCGCAGTCCTGGTCGCTCAACCTCACGGTCTTCAGCGAGGGCCGGGTCGTGGGCCTGCAGACGATCGGCGCCTCCGACTTCGCCGTCACGAGGACGGTCAGCACCGGATCCTGGCTGGGCCGCCGCCACCAGGGACAGGGCATCGGCACCGAGATGCGCGCGGCGGTGCTCGACCTGGCGTTCACCGGGCTCGGCGCGGACGAAGCCCTGTCCGGTGCCTTCGACCACAACGCGACGTCGTACGCGGTGTCCCGCAAGCTCGGCTACGCCGACGACGGGACCCAGCGGCACGCGGTCGGCGGGAAGCTCGGCATCGAGCGCAGGCTGCGGTTGACACGGGACGGCTGGGAACGCCACCGGAAGGTTCCGGTGAGCATCGAGGGCCTCACCCCGTGCCTGCCGCTGCTCGGAGCGGGCTGA
- a CDS encoding phytanoyl-CoA dioxygenase family protein: protein MRSEPERWRTDYARDGYLVVEDCLDKETLTALREAVGRIVDDPDALPPHLRGHVQLEREYARPDGAEDRDVARLGRAVRLVMELPEFEPVFAELIRHEPLLDVLQALFDSTEFHFHNYKCVNKAPGASGAFVWHRDLPYLYHSTPNLLTAMLCLDDMTEENGATVVLPGSHLLADENVAVGDQNIREEDLPPDLERRTVTCPAGSAVIFHVNILHGGGANRSSSPRRNVIGIWAGPDTYPTGSARYAYQGLYPRSQDPARRRQLSMALGDADARVSPLRAAAGTG, encoded by the coding sequence ATGAGAAGCGAACCCGAACGCTGGCGGACCGACTACGCCCGGGACGGCTACCTCGTCGTCGAGGACTGTCTTGACAAGGAGACGTTGACAGCGTTGCGGGAAGCCGTCGGCCGGATCGTCGACGACCCCGACGCCCTGCCGCCGCACCTGCGCGGGCACGTGCAGCTGGAACGCGAGTACGCCCGCCCCGACGGCGCCGAGGACCGCGACGTGGCCCGGCTCGGCCGGGCGGTGCGGCTGGTGATGGAGCTACCGGAGTTCGAGCCGGTGTTCGCCGAACTCATCCGCCACGAACCGCTGCTGGACGTCCTGCAGGCGTTGTTCGACAGCACGGAGTTCCACTTCCACAACTACAAGTGCGTCAACAAGGCGCCCGGCGCCAGCGGTGCCTTCGTCTGGCACCGCGACCTTCCGTACCTCTACCACTCCACCCCCAACCTGCTCACCGCGATGCTGTGCCTGGACGACATGACCGAGGAGAACGGCGCCACGGTCGTCCTGCCCGGCAGTCACCTGCTGGCCGACGAGAACGTCGCGGTGGGCGACCAGAACATCCGTGAGGAGGACCTGCCGCCCGACCTCGAACGCCGGACGGTCACCTGCCCGGCCGGCTCGGCGGTGATCTTCCACGTCAACATCCTGCACGGGGGCGGCGCCAACCGGTCGAGCTCGCCGCGGCGCAACGTCATCGGCATCTGGGCCGGGCCGGACACCTATCCGACCGGCTCGGCCCGCTACGCCTACCAGGGGCTGTATCCGCGCAGCCAGGACCCGGCCCGGCGGCGGCAGCTGTCGATGGCGCTGGGCGATGCCGATGCCAGGGTCAGCCCGCTCCGAGCAGCGGCAGGCACGGGGTGA
- a CDS encoding Tc toxin subunit A-related protein — MSVQDSGQASRREFVQAGPLGSEVLPSADRDNLVAPDATPAHALPKNTEVETVLARVEDLIGRGHLGAALKAAAGLPSGGVLAPHYEFLRQEKLARAHVGIADRYFLRGDAANARIFYERAVSPQTSDPTVRTTIQLAGQVFDELGARRAALLDRLTASIGKDDYATWCADHSDLTRLTLLDVAALRERISPDFRLEPALGERPPIDPDPGYVDPLPAESELVDFEPAVPATVFSAPSTGAVSVDVGPRAADGRLRASVAMPLIAGVFTAKARLLALDARLTPTGQSPASVPLFRYEHLRDQAARIADRVRQVESRMLPIQFELDDFAQVVDAVRRPLAEQEAELVAINQRIADLTQGMAALAQAEKAVDQVVVALDAVEDQCDCDWWCWLTASLCFLFAAAIVVATSIVAAPLTPLELGFFLALAIPLDVFVGDSLVLAGVNTINCDNVGEITTEYRTTLAAIRQGITQTQAELSHALTTRDALVAQINALSDQLSAVYASNAARLLDAKTLDAIQSQYNAIRQSLLTRAQAVAKLAEDAFNFERDADVHVVQDAYYDDARKGYTSAESLLHDLGGFDYIDLTGRTQKAIQLSHTVSLARHYPISFVALRTTGKTRFTTKLAEFDRWYPGTYQQRIKEVGVEVLVDGKAHPARGYLSNDGVSLVRFVDSGNKRPVDDVQVFAEPDPDLVRLCYKRFRRQRHVDTMAFPAFSSYLHRDRMRQLQARERNFFENVGLESSWVLELLPDQPFDLSRVTDVRVSFQYEAMFDDNLKRVLEKKRYAGRKETAALSARKLGEARGTPPDFTGTFGWKVGPDLFEASVLERTIVNVGFLVSAKGLSSLPGKATLEISYEGAAPVQVVTNDSGVVATASGTPAGSGLAALETMAHGRPITGSWTGRVVDLPAGVSPGDVDDVLLLLNYEYAT, encoded by the coding sequence ATGTCGGTCCAGGATTCCGGGCAGGCGTCGCGCCGCGAGTTCGTCCAGGCCGGTCCGCTCGGCAGCGAAGTGCTTCCGTCCGCCGACCGCGACAACCTCGTCGCACCGGACGCGACGCCGGCGCACGCGCTTCCGAAGAACACCGAGGTGGAGACGGTCCTCGCCAGGGTCGAGGACCTGATCGGCCGCGGCCATCTCGGCGCGGCGCTGAAGGCGGCCGCCGGCCTGCCCTCGGGTGGGGTGCTGGCCCCGCACTACGAGTTCCTGCGGCAGGAGAAGCTCGCCCGGGCGCACGTGGGCATCGCCGACAGGTACTTCCTGCGCGGTGACGCCGCCAATGCCCGGATCTTCTACGAGCGCGCGGTCAGCCCGCAGACGTCCGACCCGACCGTACGCACCACCATTCAGTTGGCCGGTCAGGTCTTCGACGAGCTGGGAGCCCGGCGGGCGGCTCTCCTGGACCGGCTGACCGCGAGCATCGGCAAGGACGACTACGCCACCTGGTGTGCCGACCACAGCGATCTCACCCGGCTCACCCTGCTCGACGTGGCCGCGCTGCGGGAACGCATCTCGCCCGACTTCCGCCTCGAACCGGCGCTGGGTGAGCGGCCGCCGATCGACCCGGATCCGGGCTACGTCGACCCGCTGCCGGCCGAGAGCGAGCTCGTCGACTTCGAGCCCGCCGTACCCGCGACCGTCTTCAGCGCCCCCTCGACCGGCGCGGTGTCGGTGGACGTCGGCCCGCGGGCCGCCGACGGCCGGCTGCGGGCGTCGGTGGCGATGCCGCTGATCGCCGGCGTGTTCACCGCGAAGGCCCGGCTGCTCGCCCTGGACGCGCGGCTCACCCCCACCGGCCAGTCGCCCGCGTCGGTTCCGTTGTTTCGCTACGAACACCTGCGTGACCAGGCCGCGCGGATCGCCGACCGGGTGCGGCAGGTGGAGTCGCGGATGCTGCCGATCCAGTTCGAGCTGGACGACTTCGCGCAGGTGGTCGACGCCGTACGCCGTCCGCTGGCCGAGCAGGAGGCGGAGCTGGTCGCGATCAACCAGCGGATCGCCGACCTGACCCAGGGGATGGCGGCACTCGCCCAGGCGGAGAAGGCGGTCGACCAGGTGGTGGTCGCGCTGGACGCCGTGGAGGACCAGTGCGACTGCGACTGGTGGTGCTGGCTGACCGCCTCGTTGTGCTTCCTCTTCGCGGCGGCGATCGTGGTCGCGACGAGCATCGTCGCGGCCCCGCTGACCCCGCTGGAGCTGGGCTTCTTCCTGGCGCTCGCGATACCTCTCGACGTCTTCGTCGGCGACTCCCTCGTGCTCGCCGGGGTGAACACGATCAACTGCGACAACGTCGGCGAGATCACCACCGAGTACAGGACGACCCTGGCCGCCATCCGGCAGGGCATCACCCAGACCCAGGCGGAGCTCTCGCACGCGCTGACCACCCGGGACGCGCTCGTCGCGCAGATCAACGCGTTGTCGGACCAGCTGTCCGCGGTGTACGCGAGCAACGCGGCCCGGCTGCTGGACGCCAAGACGCTGGACGCCATCCAGTCGCAGTACAACGCGATCCGCCAGTCGCTGCTCACCCGCGCCCAGGCCGTGGCCAAGCTCGCCGAGGACGCGTTCAACTTCGAGCGCGACGCCGACGTGCACGTCGTCCAGGACGCCTACTACGACGACGCCCGCAAGGGCTACACCTCGGCCGAAAGCCTGCTGCACGACCTCGGCGGGTTCGACTACATCGACCTCACCGGCCGTACGCAGAAGGCGATACAGCTCAGCCACACGGTGTCCCTGGCGCGCCACTACCCGATCAGCTTCGTCGCCCTGCGGACGACCGGAAAGACGAGGTTCACCACCAAGCTCGCGGAGTTCGACCGGTGGTACCCCGGCACCTACCAGCAACGGATCAAGGAGGTCGGCGTCGAGGTCCTGGTCGACGGAAAGGCCCACCCCGCGCGCGGGTACCTCTCCAACGACGGCGTCTCGCTGGTGCGCTTCGTCGACTCCGGGAACAAGCGCCCGGTCGACGACGTGCAGGTGTTCGCCGAACCCGATCCCGACCTCGTACGCCTGTGCTACAAGAGGTTCCGGCGTCAGCGGCACGTCGACACGATGGCGTTCCCGGCGTTCTCGTCCTACCTGCACCGGGACCGGATGCGGCAGCTCCAGGCACGCGAGCGCAACTTCTTCGAGAACGTCGGCCTGGAGAGCAGCTGGGTGCTCGAGCTGCTGCCCGACCAGCCGTTCGACCTGTCCCGGGTCACCGACGTGCGGGTGTCGTTCCAGTACGAAGCGATGTTCGACGACAATCTCAAGCGGGTGCTGGAGAAGAAGCGCTACGCCGGGCGGAAGGAGACCGCCGCACTGTCGGCCCGCAAGCTGGGCGAGGCACGCGGTACGCCGCCCGACTTCACCGGCACCTTCGGGTGGAAGGTGGGCCCGGACCTGTTCGAGGCGTCGGTCCTGGAACGCACGATCGTCAACGTCGGTTTCCTGGTCTCGGCCAAGGGGCTGTCCTCGCTGCCGGGCAAGGCGACCCTGGAGATCTCCTACGAGGGCGCCGCGCCGGTCCAGGTGGTGACGAACGACAGCGGTGTGGTGGCCACGGCGTCCGGAACTCCGGCCGGTTCCGGCCTTGCTGCCCTGGAGACGATGGCGCACGGCAGGCCGATCACCGGATCATGGACCGGGCGCGTTGTGGACCTGCCGGCCGGCGTCTCGCCCGGCGACGTCGACGACGTGCTGTTGCTGCTGAACTACGAGTACGCCACCTGA
- a CDS encoding MerR family transcriptional regulator, with protein sequence MRMAELSRTSGVPVPTIKYYLREGLLPAGQVAPPNQASYDQSHVRRLTLIRALTDVGGMSIATARVVLSVIDAPDRTVRQKLGATIGSLGDIQATGDSGGADRDEEHAQAAKTVDDLLERRGWRVDETSPARAAAAEVLARFDRLGHHRVIAALDGYADAAELTASNDLDVLAGIEDEDELVETALVGTVLGDALLAALRRLAQEHVSGSRYRTPPR encoded by the coding sequence ATGCGGATGGCAGAGCTGAGCCGAACGAGCGGGGTACCGGTCCCGACGATCAAGTACTACCTGCGGGAGGGCCTGCTCCCCGCCGGGCAGGTCGCCCCGCCCAACCAGGCCAGCTACGACCAGTCCCACGTCCGGCGGCTGACCCTGATCCGGGCCCTGACCGACGTGGGCGGCATGTCCATCGCCACCGCCCGCGTCGTGCTCTCGGTGATCGACGCACCGGACAGGACCGTCCGGCAGAAGCTCGGCGCCACCATCGGTTCGCTCGGCGACATCCAGGCGACCGGTGACTCCGGCGGCGCCGACCGGGACGAGGAGCACGCCCAGGCGGCGAAGACGGTGGACGACCTGCTCGAGCGCCGCGGCTGGCGCGTCGACGAGACCAGCCCGGCCAGGGCCGCCGCCGCCGAGGTGCTCGCGAGGTTCGACCGGCTGGGGCACCACCGGGTGATCGCCGCGCTGGACGGCTACGCCGACGCCGCCGAGCTCACCGCCTCCAACGACCTCGACGTCCTCGCCGGGATCGAGGACGAGGACGAACTCGTGGAGACCGCGCTGGTCGGCACCGTCCTCGGCGACGCACTTCTCGCCGCCCTGCGCCGGCTCGCGCAGGAACACGTTTCCGGCAGCCGCTACCGCACACCACCGCGCTGA